The following coding sequences are from one bacterium SCSIO 12741 window:
- the menD gene encoding 2-succinyl-5-enolpyruvyl-6-hydroxy-3-cyclohexene-1-carboxylic-acid synthase, whose amino-acid sequence MNTDKEGLVVLAELFFQKGGKTVIVSPGSRNAPIFKAFQCHSEIECVSIVDERAAAFFALGIAQSTGRPVGLICTSGTALLNYAPAMAEAFYQNLPLVAITADRPSAWIDQAEGQSIQQEGAFRNFSRYSIQMESEFRSEDERWFAERKINEALNRALLGDRGPVHINVPLSEPLYQEKEWEQIRVKNIQSAATWQQLTPEEEAETRTLWNASKRKMILCGSLPPNDSLNVVLSQLAERSDTVVLCETVSNLSGENLISTVDRALECLNTTDDTKPDLLISIGAQVVSKRIKAFLRGAGIKHHWNFSKEFQVVDTFQSLNRIYPIEPVELLSFLSDTSEVEDTGFKSSWLQAHQQGRKGHDAFLNQAPFSDLKAFGPLLQHIPANYHLQLGNSSVVRYAQLFESPHIRSQRANRGTSGIDGSASTAAGFGYGSKEPVVHISGDISFLYDSNSLWNESLPKDFRIIVINNQGGGIFRYIAGPRSVDGFEQYLETHHGLNLQGIATTFGLEYRASNNEAELEEQLKVFFSESNTARLLEVFTPRLDNAEVLKHYFTHLKDYNHG is encoded by the coding sequence ATGAATACGGATAAAGAGGGATTGGTAGTTCTTGCAGAACTTTTTTTCCAAAAAGGTGGCAAGACAGTAATCGTTTCTCCGGGATCTCGAAATGCTCCCATTTTCAAGGCTTTTCAGTGCCATTCTGAGATCGAATGTGTTTCGATAGTAGATGAACGCGCAGCTGCGTTTTTTGCCCTTGGAATCGCTCAATCAACGGGTCGACCTGTGGGCTTGATCTGTACCAGTGGAACGGCTTTACTCAATTATGCTCCGGCCATGGCTGAAGCATTCTACCAAAACTTGCCTTTGGTAGCTATTACTGCAGATAGACCCTCAGCTTGGATCGATCAGGCGGAGGGGCAATCCATTCAACAGGAAGGTGCTTTTCGTAATTTCTCCCGGTATTCAATTCAAATGGAATCTGAATTTCGCTCGGAAGATGAACGCTGGTTCGCTGAACGGAAAATTAACGAAGCCTTGAATAGAGCTTTGTTGGGAGACCGTGGGCCAGTTCATATAAACGTTCCATTATCCGAACCGCTCTACCAGGAAAAAGAATGGGAGCAAATTCGGGTAAAGAATATTCAATCGGCAGCTACTTGGCAGCAACTTACACCTGAAGAAGAAGCGGAAACCAGAACCCTTTGGAATGCTTCAAAGCGAAAAATGATTTTGTGTGGAAGCCTTCCACCCAATGATTCGCTCAATGTTGTGCTGTCTCAATTGGCAGAACGAAGCGATACGGTGGTGTTGTGTGAAACGGTTTCCAATCTCTCAGGAGAAAATCTGATATCAACCGTGGACAGGGCCCTGGAATGCCTGAATACAACGGATGATACCAAACCAGATTTACTGATTTCTATTGGTGCACAAGTAGTATCCAAACGTATCAAAGCCTTTTTAAGGGGAGCCGGAATCAAACATCACTGGAATTTTTCCAAGGAGTTTCAGGTAGTAGATACCTTCCAAAGTTTAAATCGCATTTATCCCATTGAACCCGTTGAGTTACTTTCCTTTTTAAGTGACACCTCGGAAGTAGAGGACACAGGATTTAAATCATCCTGGCTTCAGGCCCACCAACAAGGTAGAAAAGGACACGATGCATTTTTGAATCAAGCTCCTTTTTCTGACCTAAAAGCATTTGGCCCGTTGCTTCAACATATTCCGGCAAACTATCATCTGCAATTAGGAAATAGTAGCGTAGTGCGATATGCCCAGCTATTTGAGTCTCCTCATATTCGCTCCCAAAGGGCCAACAGAGGAACCAGTGGCATTGATGGAAGTGCTTCTACAGCTGCAGGCTTTGGTTATGGAAGTAAGGAACCCGTAGTGCATATTAGTGGTGATATCAGCTTTCTATACGATTCCAATTCATTGTGGAATGAGTCCCTCCCAAAAGACTTCCGAATCATTGTAATTAACAACCAGGGCGGAGGCATTTTTCGCTACATCGCCGGTCCTCGATCAGTGGACGGTTTTGAGCAGTATTTAGAAACGCACCATGGCTTGAATCTCCAGGGAATAGCCACTACCTTTGGCCTGGAATACAGAGCCTCAAATAACGAAGCGGAACTTGAGGAGCAATTAAAGGTTTTTTTCTCGGAAAGTAATACGGCAAGGTTGCTTGAAGTATTTACACCGAGGTTGGATAACGCAGAGGTTCTTAAACACTATTTTACTCATTTAAAGGACTATAACCATGGATAA
- a CDS encoding AMP-binding protein, translating into MIHPKFSINGKAFDSNALENGELFPQELASILQNWMSDEKLMKLQSSGTTTGEPKPIYLEKSKMMASAQMTVQFLGLRAGDTAWLTLSPKYIGGLMMVVRAMITGMNLHVDGPDMDSLVASKRPEQIDLGAMVPHQVMTLLERAPEKLRNIQNLLIGGGPVSGTLASDLKEVGGRVYSTFGMSETISHIALKQINGADSQAYYQTLPGISIQSIGGCLSIKAPGLLEEELLTRDRVEIHSPREFVWLGRSDFMINSGGVKIHPEKLEERLDNQLSCSFAFIGIPHSTLGQQLVLVVEGDVPTHLDWSDFQRYEIPKKVLSLSHFPRTDTGKIKRGVLQEIILDQLK; encoded by the coding sequence ATGATCCATCCTAAGTTCTCCATAAATGGAAAGGCGTTTGATTCAAACGCTCTTGAGAATGGGGAGCTATTCCCTCAAGAATTAGCTTCCATTCTTCAAAACTGGATGAGTGATGAAAAGCTCATGAAACTCCAATCATCTGGAACGACCACGGGTGAGCCCAAGCCTATTTATCTTGAAAAGTCGAAAATGATGGCCTCTGCTCAAATGACCGTGCAGTTTTTGGGATTGAGAGCAGGAGATACAGCCTGGTTGACCTTGTCGCCTAAATATATTGGGGGGCTAATGATGGTGGTTAGGGCGATGATTACAGGAATGAATCTGCATGTGGATGGTCCGGATATGGACTCCTTGGTGGCTTCAAAACGGCCGGAACAAATCGATTTGGGCGCCATGGTTCCCCATCAGGTGATGACTTTATTGGAACGTGCTCCTGAGAAGTTGAGAAATATCCAGAATCTGTTAATCGGTGGTGGACCCGTTTCAGGAACGCTGGCATCCGATTTAAAGGAGGTTGGGGGTAGAGTATACTCGACGTTTGGAATGAGCGAAACCATCAGCCATATTGCCCTAAAACAAATAAATGGTGCCGATTCTCAGGCTTATTATCAAACCTTACCGGGTATAAGCATTCAAAGTATTGGCGGGTGCCTGTCGATCAAAGCTCCAGGGCTGTTAGAAGAAGAACTGTTGACCCGAGATCGGGTGGAGATCCATTCTCCACGAGAATTTGTCTGGTTAGGCCGAAGCGATTTTATGATCAACAGTGGTGGCGTAAAAATCCATCCAGAAAAACTGGAGGAACGATTGGATAATCAGCTGAGCTGTTCCTTCGCTTTTATTGGAATTCCTCATTCAACGCTTGGGCAACAGCTCGTTTTGGTCGTGGAGGGTGATGTCCCGACCCATCTGGATTGGTCGGATTTTCAGCGCTATGAAATTCCCAAGAAGGTACTTAGCTTAAGCCATTTTCCCAGAACAGATACCGGTAAAATCAAGCGAGGGGTACTCCAGGAAATTATTCTGGATCAACTCAAATAA
- a CDS encoding RluA family pseudouridine synthase has translation MVKEDSEKSSSENEELYEVERIQVDPGQQLLRIDKFLSTRLPHVSRSKLQQAAKANCLEVNGKAVKPNYKVKPNDEIVLFLPYQREEFELLPENIPLDIVYEDEELLVINKPAGLVVHPGHGNYTGTLVNALAYHFENLPARGQDDRPGLVHRLDKNTSGLMVIAKTEFSMAHLAKQFFDRTTDRRYHALVWGEPEAEGTIEGHLGRSPKNRKLMTVFPDGDYGKAAITHFKMLQSFGYVSLVECKLQTGRTHQIRAHFKYIGHPLFGDPEYGGDRILKGTIYNKYKQFVENNLRILPRQALHAKTLGFTHPTKGEFMHFNSEWPEDLKDVLGNWENYAKHRAIE, from the coding sequence ATGGTAAAGGAAGATTCCGAAAAAAGTAGCTCCGAAAATGAGGAGCTTTACGAGGTTGAACGTATTCAGGTAGATCCAGGGCAGCAGCTCCTTCGAATTGATAAGTTCTTGTCTACCCGGCTCCCTCACGTTTCCAGAAGTAAGTTACAACAAGCAGCAAAAGCTAATTGTCTTGAAGTAAATGGGAAGGCCGTAAAGCCTAATTACAAGGTGAAACCCAACGATGAAATCGTGTTGTTTCTTCCCTACCAACGTGAAGAATTTGAACTACTTCCTGAAAATATTCCCCTGGATATAGTCTACGAAGATGAAGAGCTGCTGGTGATCAATAAGCCTGCTGGATTGGTCGTTCACCCGGGGCATGGAAACTATACAGGTACCTTGGTAAATGCGCTGGCCTACCACTTTGAAAATCTTCCGGCACGTGGGCAGGATGATCGTCCGGGATTGGTACATCGACTGGATAAGAACACGTCCGGATTGATGGTGATTGCCAAAACCGAATTTTCCATGGCTCACCTCGCCAAACAATTTTTTGATCGAACAACGGATCGAAGATACCATGCTTTGGTATGGGGCGAACCCGAAGCTGAAGGAACCATTGAAGGCCATTTAGGGCGTAGTCCTAAGAACCGAAAATTAATGACCGTATTTCCCGATGGCGACTACGGCAAAGCGGCCATTACGCATTTTAAAATGCTCCAGTCTTTTGGCTATGTTTCACTGGTCGAGTGTAAATTACAAACCGGTAGAACTCATCAAATCAGGGCGCATTTTAAGTACATCGGCCATCCTCTGTTCGGAGATCCGGAATACGGCGGCGATCGTATCCTAAAGGGAACGATTTACAACAAATACAAGCAGTTCGTTGAAAACAACCTTCGGATTCTTCCGAGACAAGCCTTACACGCTAAAACCCTTGGCTTTACCCACCCCACCAAGGGAGAGTTTATGCACTTCAATTCAGAGTGGCCCGAAGATTTGAAAGATGTGCTGGGTAACTGGGAAAACTACGCGAAACACCGAGCCATCGAATAA
- the menC gene encoding o-succinylbenzoate synthase gives MIRATCIPYQLHFKRPGGTSRGVLRQKETWFIRLEDTDTGKVGIGETGLFRGLSYDDRPEYAQKIQQVCGAIQDWDSLNVSLSQLTDWPSIRFGLESAYLALQADKEWELFPSAFTRSEAGIPINGLIWMGDPAFMKEQIQEKIQAGFRCLKLKIGALDFDKEIEILSEIRKTFDPSELEIRVDANGAFSPAETLDKLKRLNRFHLHSIEQPIRAGQLDEMKDLVSKTPFPIALDEELIGVTRPEDQDRLLTEIQPQYIILKPALVGGLEASRTWIRKAEERGMGWWITSALESNIGLNAIAQFTYSLQTDRYQGLGTGQLFTNNISSPLEIRDAHLYYGTGEWEVQSLNWNDPS, from the coding sequence ATGATTCGGGCTACTTGCATTCCTTATCAGCTTCATTTTAAAAGACCTGGTGGAACCTCGCGTGGAGTTCTTCGTCAAAAGGAGACTTGGTTTATCCGATTGGAGGACACAGATACCGGTAAAGTTGGAATCGGTGAAACGGGACTATTCCGTGGCTTGAGTTACGACGATCGACCGGAATATGCTCAAAAAATCCAGCAGGTGTGTGGGGCTATCCAAGATTGGGATTCATTAAATGTTTCTTTATCTCAATTGACCGATTGGCCATCCATTCGATTTGGGTTGGAATCTGCGTATTTGGCCCTTCAGGCGGATAAGGAGTGGGAGTTGTTTCCTTCCGCCTTTACCCGATCCGAAGCCGGAATTCCCATTAATGGATTGATTTGGATGGGGGATCCTGCTTTTATGAAGGAGCAGATTCAAGAAAAGATTCAGGCTGGATTTCGTTGCCTGAAATTGAAAATCGGGGCTTTGGATTTTGATAAGGAAATCGAGATACTTTCCGAAATTCGAAAGACTTTTGATCCAAGCGAATTAGAAATTCGGGTGGATGCCAATGGAGCCTTTTCACCAGCAGAGACCTTGGACAAATTAAAGCGATTAAATCGGTTTCATTTGCATTCGATTGAGCAGCCGATCCGGGCGGGGCAATTGGATGAAATGAAGGATTTGGTGAGCAAAACCCCTTTTCCCATTGCTTTGGACGAGGAACTAATTGGTGTGACGCGACCTGAGGACCAAGATCGTTTGTTAACTGAAATTCAACCCCAATATATTATTCTCAAGCCAGCACTGGTAGGGGGCTTGGAAGCTTCAAGAACCTGGATTCGGAAAGCAGAAGAACGTGGAATGGGTTGGTGGATAACGTCGGCCCTGGAATCCAACATTGGCTTAAATGCTATTGCTCAATTTACCTATTCGCTCCAAACGGACCGTTATCAAGGACTGGGAACAGGTCAACTCTTTACCAATAACATTTCATCTCCCTTGGAAATTCGGGATGCGCATCTCTATTATGGAACAGGAGAGTGGGAGGTTCAATCCTTAAATTGGAATGATCCATCCTAA
- a CDS encoding 1,4-dihydroxy-2-naphthoate polyprenyltransferase codes for MAEIKAWLGAFRLRTLPLALSCIITGSMAAWGSESFSPSIFAWAILTTVLLQVLSNLANDLGDAEKGTDNENRLGPARAVQSGVISKEAMKKAVIICGILALFSGVYLLFLAFDSWNLTWLLFFILGLASILAAIKYTMGKGAYGYRGLGDLFVFLFFGLVGVLGAYFLQTGQIQWHTWLPAVTIGCFSVGVLNLNNMRDIDNDRDSGKRTLVVSMGLPAARWYHLSLLLVGWLAMLLFTFENWKSPWQLLFLVTLPLFIANGKKAYTHKTPQELIPSLKQLALGTFFFSLTFATGIILAQWL; via the coding sequence ATGGCTGAAATTAAGGCTTGGTTAGGCGCTTTTCGATTGAGAACATTACCTCTCGCCTTATCCTGTATTATTACCGGATCGATGGCTGCCTGGGGAAGTGAGAGCTTTTCCCCTTCCATATTTGCCTGGGCCATTTTAACTACGGTGCTGTTGCAGGTGTTGTCCAATCTGGCCAATGATTTGGGTGATGCCGAAAAAGGTACTGACAATGAAAACCGGTTAGGCCCTGCACGAGCGGTTCAAAGTGGTGTGATCAGTAAAGAGGCCATGAAAAAGGCGGTTATCATTTGTGGTATTCTGGCTTTGTTTTCTGGGGTTTACCTGCTTTTCTTGGCTTTTGATTCCTGGAATCTGACCTGGCTCTTGTTTTTTATTTTGGGGCTGGCTTCAATCCTGGCAGCGATCAAATACACGATGGGCAAGGGAGCTTATGGGTACCGAGGTTTGGGAGACTTGTTTGTCTTTCTATTTTTTGGTCTGGTCGGTGTTTTGGGAGCCTACTTTCTTCAAACTGGACAAATTCAGTGGCACACCTGGCTCCCAGCCGTTACTATTGGTTGTTTTTCGGTGGGAGTGCTCAATTTGAACAACATGCGTGATATTGACAATGACCGCGATTCGGGGAAGCGAACTTTGGTGGTTTCAATGGGGCTTCCAGCGGCGCGTTGGTATCATCTGTCTTTACTCTTAGTAGGTTGGTTGGCGATGTTGTTGTTCACCTTTGAGAATTGGAAGTCACCTTGGCAATTATTGTTTTTGGTCACCTTACCTCTTTTTATAGCCAATGGCAAAAAAGCATACACCCACAAAACCCCTCAAGAACTTATTCCCTCGCTCAAACAATTGGCTTTAGGAACCTTCTTTTTTAGCCTCACGTTTGCCACCGGAATCATTTTAGCTCAGTGGTTATGA
- a CDS encoding 1,4-dihydroxy-2-naphthoyl-CoA synthase: protein MDKPNWQTVGQFEDITYKKCNGVARIAFNRPEVRNAFRPKTVGELYKAFLDAREDTSIGVVLFSGEGPSPKDGGWAYCSGGDQSVRGRQGYVGEDGMHRLNILEVQRLIRFMPKVVIAVVPGWAVGGGHSLHVVCDLTLASKEHAIFKQTDADVTSFDGGYGSAYLAKMVGQKRAREIFFLGRNYSAQEAFEMGMVNAVIPHEELEDTAYQWAREILQKSPTSIKMLKFAFNATDDGMVGQQIFAGEATRLTYMTDEAKEGRNAFLEKRKPDFSDIKWIP from the coding sequence ATGGATAAACCCAATTGGCAAACAGTCGGCCAGTTCGAAGATATTACCTACAAAAAATGCAACGGGGTAGCCCGAATTGCCTTTAATCGACCTGAAGTACGAAATGCATTTCGCCCCAAAACAGTGGGAGAATTGTACAAAGCTTTCCTTGATGCCCGGGAAGATACTTCCATTGGAGTGGTATTGTTTTCTGGTGAAGGGCCATCACCCAAAGATGGTGGCTGGGCTTATTGCAGTGGTGGAGACCAAAGCGTAAGAGGCCGTCAGGGATATGTCGGAGAAGATGGAATGCACCGGTTAAATATCCTGGAAGTGCAGCGTTTGATTCGTTTTATGCCGAAAGTCGTGATTGCCGTCGTACCAGGTTGGGCAGTTGGCGGTGGTCACAGTTTGCACGTCGTGTGCGACTTGACATTGGCCAGTAAAGAACATGCGATCTTTAAACAAACCGATGCTGATGTAACCAGTTTTGATGGAGGCTACGGGTCCGCCTATTTGGCAAAAATGGTAGGGCAAAAAAGAGCACGTGAGATCTTCTTTTTAGGAAGAAATTATTCCGCTCAGGAAGCTTTTGAAATGGGCATGGTCAATGCGGTTATTCCACACGAAGAATTGGAAGATACGGCCTATCAATGGGCCCGGGAGATTTTGCAAAAATCACCCACCTCTATCAAAATGCTCAAGTTTGCCTTCAACGCTACCGACGATGGTATGGTGGGGCAACAAATTTTTGCTGGAGAAGCTACCCGTTTAACGTATATGACGGATGAGGCCAAAGAAGGCCGGAATGCCTTCCTGGAAAAAAGAAAACCTGATTTTTCAGATATCAAGTGGATTCCTTGA